CTGGTGAGGTGAACTGGGATCAGTATGTGCAAGGAAATGGAGATTACTGGTATAGCTATGTAGGAAATGACGGTGTTCGGTATTACATCGCTTATTCAGATGTAGAGCACTGATAGTCACAGTAGAGAAAACAGTGGGAAGGAATGACTTTCTTGCTGTTTTTCAATACTATGGGGAATATGTGGTATAATATCAGTAAAAAGGATAAGGTTTTCTATGGATAAAGAGGTATTTGCAAAACGAATCAAAAACTTACGAGTAGAAAAAGGACTGACTAAGGAAGAACTGTGCCAAGATGAAGAGCACTTATCCGTCCGTCAGTTGACAAGGCTCGAGACAGGCAAATCACAGCCTACTTTAGCCACCTTAGAATACTTGTCTGAAGCCTTTGATGTGAGTGTTGCCTATCTTTTGGGGAAAGAGGAGGTTTCGTTGCCTCAAGAGTATCAAAACCTCAAATATCAATTTATTCGAACTACGAGCTATGGGAATCCTGAAGTTTGGGCAGAAATGGAAGAATTACTGGATAAACTAATGGGATACTATGATAATTTACCTGAGAAAGAACAGATGATAATTGATATTTTACAGTCAGGATTCTATACTTATATCTCTCCAAATCAAGTTTTTGGAAAAGAAATTCTTTATCGTTATCGCAATGAATTAATAACAGAAGAAAGCTATACATTGAGGCATTTATTGGTACTCAATCTATATTTTCTTCAGTTAGATGAGGAAGATATCATTCAAACTCACTTTGATATTGATTTATTTTACAGTTTGTCACAAAAGTTACTGGAAATGAAACCGAATATTGCCCAAGACTATCTATTTTTATTGAGGGATGTACTGATTATGATTCCTTGTGTTGAAAGTTTACGCAAGGAATTTCGGTATTCATCACAGGCCTTGACAATGCTTAGAGAAATCATGGAGGAAACACAGGATTTTCAAAAGAAACCGATTCTCTTAATGCTGGAGTGGAAGTATGCTTTATTTGCCCAGAAAGATCGGGATACAGCTGTAGGACTATATCGAGATGCCAAGACCCTGGCTCAACTATTTGGCAATCCTTTTTTAGTCGGAAAATTAGAAGAAGAGTGGGAACAGGATACTGGTATCCGTTCACAAGACTGAACAGGACATCCGTGTCCTGTTTTTTTGATGCGTGAAGGAGTAGAATAAGGGTGTCTATTAGATAAGGTATGAAAAGGGAGGTGTTGATACGAATAAAGTTACAAAAACATTTCGAATGTTTCAAAAATGTGTTGAAAAACAACATATAGTTACAGAAAGCGAGGAAAAACTTATGAAAAATAAAGTAATGGTATCAATGTTTACGTTGGCTTCTGTCTCTATTTTATTGACCGCTTGCGGACAAAAAACAGAGAAGCAAAGCTCTTCTAGCTCATCAACGGTAGAGCAAAGTGCAAAAACAAGTGAGAGTAAAGCAAGTAAGTCAAAAACTGCTACAAAGTCTGAGATGAAAGATTCAGCTACTAAGGCTAGTTCAGAGACCGCAGCAACTCCTACAGAAAAAATGCCAAGTGCTAGTGCGAGCCAAGAAAAGACAGAAGAAGCATCATCAGTTCCAACGTCCTCAGAAAGTACAATAGATGTCAATGCTCTTCTCAATGGAGACTATTCAAGTATTGCAGGAACATGGAAAAATGCTGAAGGAAATATTGTCACCTTTGATGCGAGCGGTCCAGTGTCCTCTAGCTTTGCTGGTGATAAAAAAGTGAAGCGAGAAGACATGAAGGGAATAAATGTGATAGATGGCGTCTATGTTGGTTCTTATGGGCTTTTGTTTGATGATGGTGAGGCTCACACTTCCGTAGCTTGGGCAGTCAATGTGGTTCCAGCTGGTGTTGCAAGTTCTTACTTTAAGGTTGTACGAGATCAAGATGCCATTTATATGGGGCAAGGTGCCGATATGGATAACGATCCATATTACAGAATGAACTGATAGTAGCAATCTTTTAAAGGAGAGTGTATGATTATTTTAACGAAAACGGTCGCCTACTCTCTTCCACACGCTGTTACGACTCCTCTTCACAACGTTTCTTGTCAGGTTGTTGCCTACTACAAAGTCTATCGCTTTATGGGGATTTATATTGAAAATCCGACAGATCAAGACCAGATATATCGTATTTTTGAAAAGGATACCTTGCTTGGTTTTGCCTTTGTGGAAACTCATGACAGCCGTCTCTACTTTTTTGATAAACAAATGATACTCCAGCCCGAAGATGTTTATTTGGAAGAACATCTCGAAGAATACATCTATGAAGATTAATCAGAAGTCAGCTTCTTGCTGGCTTTTTTGTATGGGTCACGATCAGTCTGAGCTAGAGAGCTTCTAGCAAGTTCTCGAAAAATGATGGTTTTTATGGTAAAATGGAAGAACATAGAAAGACAAGGGAAAGCAAGAATGACAGATAAGTTTCAATTACTGATGAATCAGCTGGATATGCCACTTGAACTCCAAAAGTCAAGGGCCTTTTTGCATGCGGAGATTGAACAGGTTCTGGTCCATAAGGTTAGTCGGATTTGGGAGTTTCGCTTTGTGTTTGCAGAAATTTTGCCGATTGAGATTTTCAGAGAGTTAAAGGAGCGGCTCGAGAGTCAGTTTTCAAAGACCGGCAATCGTGCGATTTTTTCCATTCGTGCAAAGAGTGAT
The window above is part of the Streptococcus himalayensis genome. Proteins encoded here:
- a CDS encoding helix-turn-helix domain-containing protein, with the translated sequence MDKEVFAKRIKNLRVEKGLTKEELCQDEEHLSVRQLTRLETGKSQPTLATLEYLSEAFDVSVAYLLGKEEVSLPQEYQNLKYQFIRTTSYGNPEVWAEMEELLDKLMGYYDNLPEKEQMIIDILQSGFYTYISPNQVFGKEILYRYRNELITEESYTLRHLLVLNLYFLQLDEEDIIQTHFDIDLFYSLSQKLLEMKPNIAQDYLFLLRDVLIMIPCVESLRKEFRYSSQALTMLREIMEETQDFQKKPILLMLEWKYALFAQKDRDTAVGLYRDAKTLAQLFGNPFLVGKLEEEWEQDTGIRSQD
- a CDS encoding DUF6287 domain-containing protein, which translates into the protein MKNKVMVSMFTLASVSILLTACGQKTEKQSSSSSSTVEQSAKTSESKASKSKTATKSEMKDSATKASSETAATPTEKMPSASASQEKTEEASSVPTSSESTIDVNALLNGDYSSIAGTWKNAEGNIVTFDASGPVSSSFAGDKKVKREDMKGINVIDGVYVGSYGLLFDDGEAHTSVAWAVNVVPAGVASSYFKVVRDQDAIYMGQGADMDNDPYYRMN